The segment GGACCGTGGCGTCCAGGGTGCGGTAGGAGTCGACGAACCAGTCGCCGGTACGGGCGGTGCGGGCGGGGTGCGGCAGGGTGCCGGGGCGGCGCAGGTCGCGGGCGGGGACCCAGGCCCCGGTGCGGCGGCGCGGTGAACCGCAGGGCTGGAGCACTCCGAGCTGTACGAGATGGCCGAGGAAGGCGTGGAGCGCGGGGGCGCCGGCGGGTCCGGCGACGGCGCGTTCGAGGTCGGGGAGGGTCCGGGGGCCGGTGGTGAGCAGGCCGAGGACGGTGTCGAGGACCGGGGTACGGCGGACCGCGACCTGCCGGGTCCGGGTGGGGTCCGCCGGGTCGACGCCGTAACATCGGAGCCGGCCTTCGGGGTCCGTCACATGGAGCGCGGCGGGGGCGAAGAGGGTCGCCGGGTCGCCCTCCCACGGGTCGGCGGCGGTGAGCCGGGTGCGCAGCAGATGGATGTTCTCGGCGGCGGTGGCGGCGAGGGCGCCGACGGCGGCACCGGGCGGCAGCAGCCGGGCGGGGGTGAGGGGCGTTCCGTTACGGGCGGCGGGGTCGTCCACCACCACGGGCACGGCGGCGATATGGCAGGCCCAGCCCCGGGGTGTCGTCTTCACCGCGGCCCGGGCGACGGCCCGCCACAGGTATCCGGACCGCTTGCGCAGTCGTTTGCCGGTCCAGCCCTCGCCCTCGGCGAGGATCCGGGCGATGTCCGCGGTGAGCCCGGGGCTGGCGGTGTCGACGAACGCCCGCAGCACGGGGCTCTCGTCCAGCAGCCGCCAGGCCAGCGCGCCCACCCGCTCGCGTTCCCCGGCGAGTTCCCGTTCGAGGGCGGACTGCGCCGCGGCGGCGGCCCGGGCGTCCCGCAGCAACTCCCCGGCCTCCCGGGCCAGTGGCCAGGGCACGGCGGGCAGCCGGGTCAGCATCCCGCACTCCCCCGGCCGGGGCGCCGCGCCGGAGTGCAGTCGCCTGCGGAGGGCCAGCAGGGCGTGGCGTTCGGCGTCGGTCAGCCGGGGGTCGGGCACGATCTCGCCGAGGGCGGCGGCGAGCCGCCGGGCGCGCGCGGCCCGGCGGTCGGCGGTGTCGGCGTGGTCGGCGAGCCGGTCGGCGAGGCGGGGGTTGCCCGCGGCGGTCCACAGGGCGCACGGCACCCCGGCGATCCGGACCAGCGCGGTGCTGCCGAGCAGCGGCGGGATGTCGTGGTCCGGCATGTCACACCACCCCGTCGGAGGCGAGTGCCTCGGTCAGCAGACACTGCCGGGTGGCGGGCAGCGCGGCCCGGTTCCAGTGGAAGATCACGGCGTAGGCGGCGGCACGGCGGGGTCCGCGGACGGCCTGCCCGGCCTCGAAGTAGCCGGTCCGCCAGGCCTCGGCGGCCCGGCGGACGGCTTCGCCGTGGGCGGCGATCCGGGGCCGCCACTCCTCGGGCAGCGCGGCGAGCGCGTTCTCCCGGGGCCGCCCCCACCAGTCCCGGATCCCCTGCTCGGCCCGGAGCCGCCCGCGGTCCCCGGGGCTTGGCTCCAGGGCCCGCCCGGTCTCGCTCCGGACGACGTCCCACACCCCTCGGTGCTCCCACCCCACGACGCGGAGCCCGTCGAGGAGTTCCCGCAGCAGGAGGAGGGAGATCCGCCAAGTCGCGAGCGGCTGCCGGGTGGCGCCCTGCCGGTGGCAGTCGAGCCAGGCGAGCGCGTCTGCGGTGAACAGCCGGTGTACGTAGGGCATGGCGGCGTGCCCGCCGAAGAGATACGCCTCGGGCTCGTACACGGTGGCGACGACATCCCCGAACTCCGCGGTGCGGTCGAGCAGTTCGGCCCGGAGTCCGGGCACGTCGCCGAGTCGCCCGGCCTGAAACCGGATCCGGAGCCCGGGCGGCTTGTGCATGAAGAAGAACTCGCACGCGGGCCCTTGGCCTTGGAGCAACTCCCCGGCGAGGTCGGCGATTCGGCCGTAGAGCCGGGACGGGAGGGGGTAGGGGGTGGTGAGGTTGACCTGGACCCAGCGGTCCTCGGGGTACTCGGCATCCGGCATCGTCCACCTCCTCGTTTCACGAGTAGCGCGGCGCGGCGATTCTTCTCATGGATTCAATTTCCTGATATCCATGGCATTCAAACAGATCTCGGATTTAGTCGTATCATGGGATCACCACACCGGGCATACTTCTCCGATACCCAAAAAACCCTCTCGCCGCGTTCCGAATTATTGACGAGAAATACCTTCCATTGCCAGCTTCACCATAATTGAGGACAGCACCGAAAACGATTCCCCGGATTCCCTTGAATCGGTCGACAACGAATTCCAGTACAGCCTCGAAGCAGTCGTCACGGGATTTTCCACCTTTCCGGGCGGACCCGGCCGTGGGGCCGCGCTGGGGTGTCCGTGCCCGGCCGCCGGTTCCGGACCAGCGGCGTCCGGTGCGTCACCCGCACGTCCCGCTCCGGCTGCGGGCCGCCCCGGCAGCGCGTAGGACAGGAGGCGGAGCGGTGCCAGCGGCGGGTCGGAGGCGGAATGCGGATCGTGGTGGATCTGAACCGGTGCCAGGGGTACGCCCAGTGCGCCTTCCTCGCCCCTGAGGTCTTCTTCCTCCGCGGTGACGAGGCCCTCGGCTATCGCCCCCGGGTCTCCGACGACCAGCGGGAACGGGTCGGCCGGGCGGTGGCCGCCTGTCCGGTGCAGGCGATCTCGGCCGGGCCCGCGGCGGGTGCGGATGTCGACTGAGCGCCCGCTGCCCCGGATCGACGGCTCCGTACGGCGCGTGGTCGTCGTCGGCGCCTCCCTCGCCGGACTGCGGGCGGCCGAGGCGCTGCGGGACAGCGGTTTCGACGGGCGGCTCACGCTCGTCGGGGAGGAGGCGGAGTTCCCGTACGACCGCCCTCCGCTCTCCAAACAGGTCCTCCTCGGTGAGGCCGCGGCACATGACGCGGGGCTGCCCGCACACCGGCCCGTCGACGCGGAGTGGCGGCTCGGGGTGCGGGCCGCCGGAGTGGATCCCCTGCACCGGCAGGTGCTGCTCGCCGACGGCGACCGGCTGCCCTACGACCGGCTGCTGATCGCGACGGGGACCCGGGCCCGCCCCTGGCCGGTCCCCGAGGAGGCCGCGCTCGACGGAGTGCTCACCCTGCGGACCGCACAGGACGCCGCGGGGCTCGTGGCCCGGCTGGACGCCGGGCCGCGCCGGGTGCTGGTGATCGGGGCCGGGTTCACCGGGTCCGAGATCGCCTCGGCGTGCCGGGAGCGCGGTCTCGGCGTCACCGTCGTGGAGCGGGGTCCGGCGCCCTTGGTCGGTGCCCTGGGCGGGGTGCTGGGGAAGTTCGCGGCCGAGGTGCAGCGGGCCCACGGCGTCGACCTCCGGTGCGGGGTGACCGTCACCGCGCTGGAGGGGAGCCGCGGCCGGCTCGTCGGCGCCCGGCTCTCCGACGGCTCCCGGGTCGCGGCGGACATCGCGGTGGTCTGTCTGGGCGCGGTACGGAACACGGAGTGGCTCGACGGCTCCGGACTGGCGGCCGGCCCGAGGGGCGTGGCCTGCGACGCGGGCTGCCGGGCCTTCGACATGTACGGCATCGTCACGGACGAGGTGTTCGTCGCCGGTGACGTGGCCCGGTTCCCGCATCCGCTGTTCGGGTACCAGATGCTGTCGCTGGAGCACTGGGGCAACGCCGTCGCCCAGGCCGAGGTGGCGGCGCACAACATGGTGAGCCCGGGGCCGCGCCGCCGCCCCCATCTGACGGTGCCCGCTTTCTGGTCGGCCCAGTTCGGGCTGAACATCAAGTCCGTCGGGGTACCGACGTACTCGGACCGGGTCGTGATCGCCCAGGGGTCGCCGGAGGAGGGCCGGATGGTCGCGGTCTACGGCTACCGGGGACGGGTCACGGCGGCGGTCGCCGTCAACCGTGCCAAATGGCTGGAGCACTATCTGCGCATGATCGAGACCGCGGCGCCGTTCCCGCCCCCGCCGGGCGCCGCCGACCGGTCCGGGGAACCGGTGCCCGTACCGTCCGACGTACCCGATCCGCGTCTGCTGTCCCACGGCCCGACGGTCGCCCTCACCGGGCACCATCCGGACCGGCACATCACCGTGGTCCGGGCGGAATGAACGAGGAGCCTGCCGTGTCGACCGAGACTCTGTTCCGGCGGATCACCGACTATGCCGCCCGCCCGGACCCCTATCCGCTCTACGCCGAACTCCGTGAGCACGGCGTGGCCCGCCAGGAGGACGGTTCGTATCTCGTGGGCACCTACGACGAAGTCGTGCAGCTGCTCCACGATCCCCGGATCAGCTCCGACGCCCACAGCCGCGCCGATGTGGACGAGGAGCTGCTGAGGGCGGAGGCGGACGGTATGACGCCCGCTTTCATCGGGCTCGACGACCCCGAGCACGAACGGCTCCGCGGGATCGCGATGCGTCCGTTCGGGCCGCCCCACTCACCCGGCCGGATCGACGCGCTCCAGGACGACATCGCCCGGATCGCCCAGGAGCTGATCGACGGCTTCGACGGCAGGGAAGAGGTCGATCTCGTCGACGACTTCGCCTATCCGCTGCCCGTCACGGTGATCGGACGGCTGCTGGGCATCCCGTCCGGGGACATGGGACAGCTCCGGCGGTGGACCGATATCGTGATCGCGAGCCTGGACTTCGACCCGGGCGAGGATCCCGCCGTCAAACGGCGCCGCGGCCGGGAAGCGGGCCGCGAGATGGCGGACTACCTGGGCGATCTCGCCGCGTCCCGGCGCGACCACCCGTCGGACGATCTGCTGTCCGCGCTGGTCGGCGACCCCGGTCCGGAGGGGGCGTTCCGCCACGAGGAGCTGAAGTCCACCGCCGCCCTGCTGCTGATCGCGGGGCACGAGACGACCGTCAACCTGATCACCAACGGGGCGCTGACGCTGATGCGGCATCCGGAGGCGGCGGCCCGGCTGCGGAACGACCCCGGTCTGATGCCCTCGGCGGTGGAGGAGCTCCTGCGGTACGAGCCGCCGGTGCAGCTGCTCCCCCAGCGCAGTCCGCTGACGGACATCGAGGTGGCGGGGGTGACCGTGCCCCGGGGAGCGCCGCTGATCCTGGTGCTGGCCGCGGCCAACCGCGATCCGCTGCGGTTCCCCGAGCCCGACCGGTTCGACCCGGCCCGCCGGGACAATCAGCATCTGGGTTTCGGCAGCGGGATCCACAGCTGCTTCGGGGCGCCGCTGGCCCGGGTGGAGGCCCGCATCGCGCTGACCGCGCTGCTGGCCAGGATCGGTGCGGACGCCCACCCGGTCGAGGACCCTCCACCGTACCGGCGGAGCCCGGTTCTGCGCGGTCCGCGGCATCTGCTGGTCCGGCACTGACGGCGCGATGGCGGCGGGCGCCGGTCAGCGGGTCAGGGCGTCGGCGGGGCCCATCACGATCATCGGCCGGGCGGCGCGGCGCAGAGTGCGCAGGAGTTCCCTCATCCGGTCGCGCGGCAGGCCCACGCAGCCCTCGGTGCCGCCGCCGTGGCCGATGTGCACCCAGATCCCGCCGCCCCGGCGGGTGCCGAGGGGGCGTCCCCAGTCCGAGGGGGTCCGGCCGGGGTAGCGGTTGTAGTCGATGGCGAGGACGTAGTCGAAGGCGCCGGCCTTGGGTTCGCCCTCGAAGTTCCGGCCGCCGAGGGTGTAGATCGGGTCGCGGTGGTACGGGAGTTCGGTGCCGGGGTCGGCCAGTCTGCCGCCCGCGTCGGTGAGGGTGAAGGTGCCGATCGGGCTGCGGAGATCGCCCATGACATGGTGGCCGCTCCACCCCTTGTGGCCGTTGCGGGCGGGCCAGACGGCGGAGGCGGGGCGCCAGCCGGCGCCGGGACGGCGCTCGTAGAGGACGGCCCGGCAGACATTGGAGTCGGCGGATTCGCCGGTGACCACCAGGACCTGGCGGGTACGGGCGCCGATGGTCGCCCGGGTGCGGGGGCCGAGGCCGGGTATCTCCGCCGGGCGCCGGGCCACGGGCGAGGGCGCGCCGTCCGGTGTCGCGGGTCCCGGCTCGCTGTCCGGTGTCGCGGCTCCGGGTGCGGGTGGATTCCGGTCGCCGGAGCGGCCCTTCTCCTCCGCCGCCGAGCAGGCGGACAGGAGCGCCGCCGCGCCGAGTGCGAGCGCGGCGCGGCGGGTGCGGAGGGAATCGGGTGTCGGGTTCATGGCTGTTCTTGCTGCTTTCCGGGGTGGGGACGGGACGGTCCGGGCGTCGCGCGCCGGGGCGGTCGTCGTCGGATCTCGTACGGAAGGGCTGCTCCCGCAGAGGGGGAACCGGGTGGGGTCCGATCCGGGTTGCCTCGGGGTGCCGGAGGCCGCATCAGCCGCAATAGTGACGTTCCGTCATAATCCTTTGGGGCAAGGCTTGTTGAGGCAACGGATCGCTGATGATCGGACCGGTGCCGTCAGACGGGAGGCGGAGGCGGGGTCGGCCGCAGGTCG is part of the Streptomyces qinzhouensis genome and harbors:
- a CDS encoding NAD(P)/FAD-dependent oxidoreductase, translating into MSTERPLPRIDGSVRRVVVVGASLAGLRAAEALRDSGFDGRLTLVGEEAEFPYDRPPLSKQVLLGEAAAHDAGLPAHRPVDAEWRLGVRAAGVDPLHRQVLLADGDRLPYDRLLIATGTRARPWPVPEEAALDGVLTLRTAQDAAGLVARLDAGPRRVLVIGAGFTGSEIASACRERGLGVTVVERGPAPLVGALGGVLGKFAAEVQRAHGVDLRCGVTVTALEGSRGRLVGARLSDGSRVAADIAVVCLGAVRNTEWLDGSGLAAGPRGVACDAGCRAFDMYGIVTDEVFVAGDVARFPHPLFGYQMLSLEHWGNAVAQAEVAAHNMVSPGPRRRPHLTVPAFWSAQFGLNIKSVGVPTYSDRVVIAQGSPEEGRMVAVYGYRGRVTAAVAVNRAKWLEHYLRMIETAAPFPPPPGAADRSGEPVPVPSDVPDPRLLSHGPTVALTGHHPDRHITVVRAE
- a CDS encoding thiopeptide-type bacteriocin biosynthesis protein gives rise to the protein MPDAEYPEDRWVQVNLTTPYPLPSRLYGRIADLAGELLQGQGPACEFFFMHKPPGLRIRFQAGRLGDVPGLRAELLDRTAEFGDVVATVYEPEAYLFGGHAAMPYVHRLFTADALAWLDCHRQGATRQPLATWRISLLLLRELLDGLRVVGWEHRGVWDVVRSETGRALEPSPGDRGRLRAEQGIRDWWGRPRENALAALPEEWRPRIAAHGEAVRRAAEAWRTGYFEAGQAVRGPRRAAAYAVIFHWNRAALPATRQCLLTEALASDGVV
- a CDS encoding L,D-transpeptidase family protein is translated as MNPTPDSLRTRRAALALGAAALLSACSAAEEKGRSGDRNPPAPGAATPDSEPGPATPDGAPSPVARRPAEIPGLGPRTRATIGARTRQVLVVTGESADSNVCRAVLYERRPGAGWRPASAVWPARNGHKGWSGHHVMGDLRSPIGTFTLTDAGGRLADPGTELPYHRDPIYTLGGRNFEGEPKAGAFDYVLAIDYNRYPGRTPSDWGRPLGTRRGGGIWVHIGHGGGTEGCVGLPRDRMRELLRTLRRAARPMIVMGPADALTR
- a CDS encoding cytochrome P450, translating into MSTETLFRRITDYAARPDPYPLYAELREHGVARQEDGSYLVGTYDEVVQLLHDPRISSDAHSRADVDEELLRAEADGMTPAFIGLDDPEHERLRGIAMRPFGPPHSPGRIDALQDDIARIAQELIDGFDGREEVDLVDDFAYPLPVTVIGRLLGIPSGDMGQLRRWTDIVIASLDFDPGEDPAVKRRRGREAGREMADYLGDLAASRRDHPSDDLLSALVGDPGPEGAFRHEELKSTAALLLIAGHETTVNLITNGALTLMRHPEAAARLRNDPGLMPSAVEELLRYEPPVQLLPQRSPLTDIEVAGVTVPRGAPLILVLAAANRDPLRFPEPDRFDPARRDNQHLGFGSGIHSCFGAPLARVEARIALTALLARIGADAHPVEDPPPYRRSPVLRGPRHLLVRH
- a CDS encoding ferredoxin; the protein is MRIVVDLNRCQGYAQCAFLAPEVFFLRGDEALGYRPRVSDDQRERVGRAVAACPVQAISAGPAAGADVD